The genomic stretch CGCGGTAATGTACGCCGCACACATTTCATTCATTTGATATCCTCTTACACAGGACTTCCTAGAAAGCGAGGGCATCGAACTGAACCTGCCAGAGGAGATCCCTTCTGATCCTTACACTGAGTTCCGGAGAGAGCCGGACCGCACCTACAAAACACCCCCCGACTTCGATAAACTCAAGCAATTCCTAATCATGGACCGCAAGGTAAGAATCCTTGTAAATACAGAAAAATTCCTTTAATCCGGAATCATTGGCACCTGATATAATTGCGCGTCATAACATTCTGCCtacctgaagccaccactagggggagcttaggagcttacgGAAGTCAGGTTTAGGctttatgcacatgaccgtatgcattttgtggtccgtaaaagatggacgtcatccatattttgcagatccccgttttgcggacggtaaaatacatacggtcatgtgcatgaggccttaaagggagtctgtcaccagcgaccgcCCGATCACACTGTTAGCACAGACACAAAGctgtgtgtttttcttttgttggtcCGAGGCTCTGTTCCCaaattatgatactttttcttaatatgcaaattaggcctttggtgcaatgagggcgtcatCGTTGCTCTTACTGCACCCAAGCACCACTCATTTCTGTGACCAGGGCCAGGAAGTGGCCAGGAAGCGGCAAAGCAGTGAAGCAGGGTCTGACCAGAGAAAGTAGAGCAGCTTGGGCGCAACAAGTGCAATGGCGACACCCTCATTGcatcaaaggcctaatttgcatattaagaaaaattatagctcaggaacggagccttggattaataaaagaaaaacggCGTGTCTAGTCACACAGTTgcatagggaggtcactggtgacaggttccctttaggccccttttcacacaagcgagtattccacacgggtgcaatgcgtgatgcaaacgcaccaaatccggacccattcatttcaatggggcgctggttttcacgcatcacttgtgcgttgcgtgaaaatcacagcacgttctatattctgcgattttcacgcaacgctggcccccatagaggtgaatggagttgCGTTATGCAATGcgtttgcggatgcaatgcgttttttacggatggttgttaagagatgttgtttgtatacattgTTTTTTTagcacgcgtgtgaaaaacgcatcaaaacgcattgcacccgcgcgataaaaactgaacaactgaacgcgattgcAGGCAAAGTCAGtcagtttttcactgaacgcattcgcaacgcaCCTAATCCAGacgcgctcgtctgcaaggggcctcaaTGTCCTGATGCAGTGCAGTGTATGGTACGGGGATGTGTGGGCGCAGGAGCTGTGTGCCCGGACCATCTGCAGTGGGGGTCCACTGCATATTACTGCTGCCTCCGATAACACTGATACTGgtcgtttaaccccttagatactGCAGTCAGCATCTTCGTGTTCAGACAGAGACATGATTGTGGGGCGCTGAAAGAAGGCCCCCAAAACTGCATCTAAATGtgtctattagggtccattcacacgtctgttacCCAGCTGTTCTGTACATTGGggaaccacaatttgcggtccccaatgcacaggcaccctCCGCGCAGcttccgcagacggatccagaaccagccaacttgaatgggtccgtgatccatctgctccgcaaaaaaaaaacagtcctcaTATGACTAAATCCATGGAAAAACGTATGGCTCTTAGAAAGCAttgatgtaaaaacaaaaaaatagctgcgTCCTTCAAGAAGGTCCACTGAGCACAATACTACATATtccatgagctccccctagtggtggctgctggaaGTTGGAGCTTTGTGTCAGAAAAATGGCGTTCCAAGCTCTGTAGAAATGATGTAGCTCACGAAGGGTTGTCTAGACTGGATGCGATTGTTACAAACCTTCAGCCGTGAGAATATGTATTCACCTCAAGCTCTGCTTTCCCAGGTCCTGCGTTTTTTCTCGCTCTGGGATGACTCGGGCAGTATGTTTGGAGAGACACGACCGGTCATTGTACACTATTACCTCGTGGATGACACCGTCGAGGTCCGGGAGGTCCACGAGAGAAATGACGGAAGGGATCCTTTCCCCGTATTAATGAAACGCCAGCGTTTACCGAAATCTGTGAAGGATCTAAGAGGTGAGCCATGATCCCACACACAGGGGGAATCACTCGAAAACCTTCCATATCGAGATCCCTCGTCACATTTCATCTTTTTCTCACAGACACCTTTCCCAAATGTGTGCTGGAAATCTCAGACCAGGAGGTGACGGAGTGGTATTCGCCGCAGGACTTCATGGTGGGCCATCATGTCACCATTCTGGGGCGTAAGTTCTTCCTGTACGACTGTGACGCCTACACCCGGGACTTCTATCAGGagaacctgggagtccaagacatGACCCCCGCAGACGTCAAGAAGCCGAAGGAGGAAGAAGTGAAACAGGTAGACGTAGAGCGAGGCCTTCCTTTACCACGTAGCTGGCCTGACCCTGTATCTACATACCCTTGGCTCGTCAGTATCTACATACCTTTGGCTCGTCGGCATCTACATACCCTTGGCTCGTCGGTATCTACATACCCTTGGCTCGTTGGTATCTACATACCCTTGGCTCGTCGTTATCTACATACCCTTGGCTCGTCGTTATCTACATACCCTTGGCTCGTTGGTATCTACATACCCTTGGCTCGTTGGTGCCCCCTTGGCTCGTTGGTATCTACATACCCTTGGCTTGTCGGTGCCCCCTTTGGCATAAAGAAAAAGAAGTGCCATATAGACAACTATATGATAGGGTATGGGGGATGGCCACAAATGTGTCAACTTTTAGGAAGGAATATCAGAGGATCCTGAAAAGTGATGTACAGAGAGGTGCAGTGTCATACACCGCCCCCCATCCATAGAGAACACCCCCTGATTTATGGAATCTGAAAATACTAATACCTATGCTTTATTCAACATACCCCTTAAACTACTACAGACCACAGACAGGACCCCCTAcgtaaattcagaccccagattagACCGGTGATATAAACGTAGACCCCCTGATTAgacttcagatcagccccccaaaaaaaaaatatatatataccccagACCAGAACCTAAAATATAAACCCCCAGATCAGACTCCAAAATAAATATcgaccccatatcagacttccaaattagacccccaaataaatacagaccccagattaaACCCCGAAATATAGAGGTTGGAGTAGACCTCCAAAATAAGTATAGACCCCAGACAGTACCCCGTAAAGAAACACAGACCCCCTTAATAAAGACCTGACGTCAGAGGCCAGAGCCCTCCTTCCTTCCCAGGTACTACCAtgatcagcagcaggggggcACCCAGCCTTTCCTCCAGggctactgttaaagacatacttggaaaacatgccatacagcgctacagaacatacagggtaatacaccgcccaatactatactgcggaAACAGATAGTCCCCCTTCCGCTGCCCGCCTCTTGCCccttcctggtgctgcctgaggcaatggcctcacctcgcctcattggtggtgcaccccggATCAGCAGAAAATAGTCATGGCTGCCGAGggccaaaaacaaacaaaagggtTAACACTTCGATAGGACGACACAACACTAGAGCGGCTCTCTGAGGCGTCCTGTGTCTCTCTCCTCCAGGAGATCCCTCCATACAATGGCTACGGTCTACTAGAGGACTCTCTTCAGAACTGTCTCACCCTGGTGCCCAAACCGCCCAAGAAAGATGTGATTAAGATGCTGGAGAACGACCACATGGTCCTGAGATACGCAGCCGCCCTGGTAAGCTCCTCCGCCCTACACTTTCTATGGCATTCGAATCCCGTGTGTGGACCCTCTGGTGGGTCACCCAGTCTACCTATCTAATGGTTCCCAGTTTGTTCCTCCCTAGGACTCCATGAACCCTGAGGACAAGGGCCGACGTTTCATCCTGTCTTACTACCTGTCCGATGACACCGTCAGCATTTTCGAGCCCCAAGTCCGTAACTCAGGAATCATCGGAGGGAAATTCTTGGAGAAGAGCAGAGTTCCCAAACCGGGCTCCTCTATAGACAGTCCCGTCTACTACGGCCCAGCGGACTTCACCGTCGGCGCTGTTGTTGAAGGTGAGACGGTCATACCTGTTGCCGTCACTAGGGGGCAATCTTTCTATGGTGTACATTAGGCAAAGAGGTGTCTCctaaggaaagagaaccatcttgctagCGCACAAGGCCATCAGTAtgaaaaagcccggagaaccctcgTGCTTCGCGGAAGCTAACCGACTTAActtgaaatagtgcaaaaaacaaaaaaaaagtaattcttacctgatccatttgctcgcgaccatcttgattgaagaactcCTCCAAAATCCCGCTCAGCGACATATGACATCTTCTCGGGCCGCGCAGAATTTCGAGCCAGAACTTCAATTGCGCCAGGCATCCCGTGAGCAAATGGATCgggtaagtattattattattttttttgctttattttacactttgtaatTTATATCAGattccgcgatcatgtatgaacgcggcatctgaggggtagagTAACGGGAAGCGCCGCAATCGCCGCAcccacaaagaaatgcactttgtctCGAAGTGGATCTTTTTCtgaaaattcagcgaagcagccgaatcaaattttactAAAACTTTGCTCATCGCTAATGTACATTGACATCAATGGGAGTTCCCCCCCTAGTGGCAGCGACAAGTTTAACAGCCCCATTTCTCTAGTTTTCAGGCACCGGTTcatcatcacggatgcggaccaatatGTTTTAAACTACATGAAGACGCACAAGCATCAGTTTCCCTGCAACGTGCTGAAATCATTGGAGAAACACTTCCTGCCACAAGAGGGAGACAGAGAGCTGGGGTAAGAGGACCACTTAAAGGCAGCaacttgtccaggattagaaaaccaTAGCTGCctacttccaaaaacagcgctaCACCGGCCCTGTGGTTGTATGTGGTATGGCAGCTCAGCTCCGTTCACCGGACAGACATAACCCATGTGCAGGTGgaggaaagcagccatgtttttttgaaTACTGGACTACCCCAGGgttctgtatttaaaggggttatgtgggAAATTGATACTGATGGTCtagcttcaggataggtcatcaatatcagatgatcAGGGGTttgactcccgccgatcagctttttaaAGAGGCTGTAGTTCTCCTTGAGCCTGAGATATCCCCGTACATCGGTCACGTGACCTagacgcagctcaggcccattgaagtgcatggggctgagctgcaataccaagtgcaaccactatacaatgtacggcgctgtgcttggtaagctgcaaggagtgAATgcagcggcctcttcaaacagctcatcggcGGGGTTACctggaatgccccccccccccaattgatctgatattgattacctatcctgaggacaagccatctatatcaaattcctggataacccctttcattGCTTgggtgctccccctagtggttgtATGTATAACTACAGAAGCTAGCGCTCGTGAGCACAGACATAGTATTACATGGGGACAAGTcggaaaaagaaataaaacaaagTGTGCTTcagtatctctgcttgctgtcagtataTGGGAAAAGTCTTGGTTTGGATCCAGAGGCTGAGAACAGACCTAATATTGCTACAATGGTTTGTGAGCTAAACACATGAAGATTGTCTGGAGTGGATGcaattgtagcaaaccctcagctgttagAGGAATTGGAACAggatggatttttattttatgaaaacaaAAATGTTCCCGTGcaaagcaagcagagatattgaaaaTGAATATTAGAAAGTTATGTAATAAAGTGTTGTACGCAGGCGGTAAGGATCTAGTCGTGGCATTTACCAGGAGTCGGTGCCCTCCCCCGCCAGTATTCCGCTGCGTTCCCAGCAGTGAGCGCGGAGGATTTGGCAGACGTGGATTGGAAATGCAATCATTCCTGGACCCTGAATCACAGAATCCAAACCTCGGCCCTGACTGACTCCACCATCGCCCCGGGAGAGCTCTCCCAATAAAACAGCTGCACACTGCAACTTCACTGCTGGATTTCAGAAAGAACTAATAGAGTTAGTCGAaaggcagcacagagtatttcaggagaggggtGTACTGATCATTATAAGGGGACAATGACCTGTCCTCTCATGTGATGATGTTAGATGTCACATGGGCAGTGTCTGAGGTGAGGACAGAGATCATGGAGACAAGTAATAACTGGAAAGAACGgggtcacagcagcacagagtatttcaggagaggggtGTACTGATCATTATAAGGGGACAATGACCTGTCCTCTCATGTGATGATGTTAGATGTCACAGGGGCAGCGTCTGAGGGGAGGACAGAGATCATGGAGACAAGTAATAACTGGAAAGAACGGGGTCaccgcagcacagagtatttcaggagaggggtGTACTGATCATTATAAGGGGACAATGACCTGTCCTCTCATGTGATGATGTTAGATGTCACAGGGGCAGCGTCTGAGGGGAGGACAGAGATGGAGACAAGTAATAACTGGAAAAAACGgggtcacagcagcacagagtattttaggagAGGGGTGTGCCGATCTTGTGGGGGGCAGTCCTCTCATGTGATGTTAGGGGCCACATGTGACAGGGGCAGCAACATGATGTGAGGTGGGAATAGAGACAAGCAGAATGTCACAGACTGATAGTGGTAGGGACAgggtccacagcagcacagagtatttcaggagataaGTGTGCTGATCATTATAGGGAGGCAATGACCTGTCCTCTCATGTGATGATGTTAGATGTTACAGGGGCAGCGTCTGAGGTCAGGACAGAGATGAAGACAAGCAATAACTGGAAAGAGCGGGGTCacggcagcacagagtatttcaggagaggggtGTGTCGATCTTGGGGGGGGGCAGTGACCTGAGTCCTCTCATGTGATGTTAGGGGCCGCATGTGAAAGGGGCAACAACATGATGTGAGGTGGGAATGGAGACAAGCAGGAGGTCACAGACTGATGGTGTAAGAGGCAGAgcctacagcagcacagagtatttcaggagagggtaTGATAATCATTATAGGGGGGAAGTGACCTATGCTCTCATGTGATGATGTTAGATGACGCAGTGTCTGAGGTAAGGACATATGATAATTGAAAAGAGCAGGGTCACAAcaacacagagtatttcaggaacagtgtgctgatcttgtgggggAAGGCAGTGACCTGTCCTCTCATGTGAGGAAGGGAATAATGTGAGGAGGGGAATAAGTGTGAGGAGCGGAgtgcccagcagcacagagtatttcaggaggggAGGGTGCAGATCTCGCAGGAGGATTAGACCCAGCGAATATTCTGACTGGATGTTTTCGTAACTTCCTTTTGTGTTCACAGGGAAACTAATGTTCAGGCGATGACCAATGGATCAGCAGGAAGGTACGACCCGGTCATGTAACCCAGGAGGACCCGAGAAACCTCCCCGGCTGTGGAGGGACCAGCGgttatttattttactctttcGCTATAAACGGTGCAAATAAAATATGCACAATGATCGGTTCTCGTGTAATTTCCTCCTCCTTGTTTTCCTCCGCTGAAGGCGTACGGCCGTTCCAGCAAATAAAAGTTTGAAAGGCGAAATTttggcggctcgggtgcggacccattcaccccgccaaaaaaatataacatgtcctattcttgtctgttttgtggacaagaataggcatttctacaatgggccgcccgttccacaaattgcagaaggcacacgggcatcttcagtgttttgcggatctgcaatttgcggaccgcgtaTAAACGGAACGGtcaggtgcatgaggcctaaaagggaATAAAAGAAACATGAAAAAGTGGAGCTGCTATAGTCAGTGCTTGCCTTAAACGTGTCACATGAGCCCCCAGCCTGCCTCAGCTATGGAAAGATTCATACCTACCTGCTACACGCAGCTCCGGTCCTGCCTATTGTGTCCATCTTCCGGTCCACGCCTTGTTTACTTCTTCTCCGGCAAGGGCATGATTATCtgctccgctgcagccaatgactagtgTCCAAAAGAAACACATTAatgctgaagccagttattggctgcagaggAGCAGATGACCATGCCTGTGCAGGGGACGAATTAAACAAGCCAAAGGCCGGAGGATGGACACACAGGAGCTGACACACAGGACCAGGGCAGGGGGTAGCTGAGTATGATTCTCTCCATAGCAAATGCAGGCTACGGGCTTCTGTGAAAAGTTACCTAATCTCCTTTAATACTGTCTTCCTGTTCTGTCTAGTAGTTCTGAGATGACTGCAGGCATGGCCACTAGTGACCTTCTTCCTCTAGTCTTTAGAGGAGGAACTTACTCCTGAGCATGTGCTGCACAGTTTCAGGCATTGTAACTAAAAGCATTGGAGAAGCAAGAAGATGCAGagtataaccctgggttcacacctaagcgttcctcaaaagcgcgttttacgcgcgtttttgtcgcgcgtttttatgcgcgtttttttgtaatagtaaacgcgcgtttgacgcgcgtttgtgtcattgactgcagtgtcctatggccacaaacgcgcgtcaaaacgccccaaagaagctcaagtacttgtttgagcgtcgggcgttttacagcgcgttcgtacgcgctgtaaaacgcccaggtgtgaacccttcccatagggaagcattggttttcatgtcttaagcgttttacagcgcgtttgaacgcgctgtaaaacgctcaggtgtgaacccagggtaagggacAGAGGTGAAGACagaagaggtgagaactgattatctatcaccactagaacaccctacgTATCAATGGATTACGTATAAGGACAGGGTAGAACACAGGagtggtgagaactgattatctatcatcactagaatatcctgcttatcactgtatatagcatacggacaggagagaacacaggagagatgagaactgattatctatcgcCATTACAACACTTTACTTATCACTGAATATAGTAtagatgagaactgattatcaccactagaacaccctgcttatcactgtatatagtatacggacaggagagaacacaggggagatgagaactgattatctatcgcCACTACAACACTTTGCTTATCAATGTATATAGTATacagacaggagagaacacaggagatatGAGAACTGATTAtaaccactagaacaccctgcttatcactgtattaAGTATAAGGACAGGGTAGAACACAGGAGCAGTGAGAACtgatctatcatcactagaacatcctgcttatcactgtatatagtatacggacaggagagaacacaggagagatgagaactgattatcatccctagaacatcctgcttatcactgcatacagtatatggacaggagagaacacaggagaggtgagaactgattatcgcCACTAGAACACTTTGCTTATCACTGTATTAGGTATAAGGGACAGGGGGAAACACAGGAGCGGTAAGAACtgattatcaccactagaacaccctactTATCACTGTATTAAGTATAAGGACAGGGTAGAATACAGAAGAGGTGAGAACTGGTTAtccatcaccactagaacaccctgcttatcactgtattaAGTATAAGGACAAggtagaacacaggagaggtgagaactaattatcaccactagaacaccctgcttatcactgtattaaaggggttggccactttgttAGCACGTATTACAACTGTAAAGAAAGTAGGTAGAtattacacttactaatatatcttctaagcagatctgcctggttttcctgctattggcagccacgccccctcctgccctgctctctcaccacgccccctcctgccctgctCCCACCACGCCCCCTCCCGTCCTGCTCCCACCACGCCCCCTCCCGTCCTGCTCTCTTACCACGCCCCCTCCCGTCCTGCtccctcaccacgccccctcccgtCCTGCtccctcaccacgccccctcccgtcctgctctctcaccacgccccctcccgtcctgctctctcaccacgccccctcccgtcctgctctctcaccacgccccctcccgccctgctctcaccacgccccctcctgccctgctTGTATCAGATGTGCTTTCCTTCTGTGACTGACACTCCGGGCTGTGCAGGGCTGGAGGGGCTCAGAAGGAAGATTCAAGCAGATATAAAGAAACTTTTGCAGGAGAAAGGGAGACTGAGAGGAGAAGCTGTGATGGCTGATGGAAGCCGACTGTCTGTAGACTCCATCTCTGTCTCCTGTACCGAGAGGCTACTGCTGTAtgtgaggatgtagcagagccaggaaggtgctgtggaccacaaactgtGAGCAGTCCCAGTGTCTGTCCTGTTTATGGCCCCTCTGCTCTGTGTTCTTATCACAGACATGTTTATTACAGCCAGACCAACAGTTTAACTCCTTCTGAGCTGTCAATATGGCTGAGGTCAGTGATCTGTGTGGGACGGGCAGTGACCTCTCTTTACAgctgggactggggtgttctTCCTATTACTATgtctacatgcacacggccgttatgcgttttgcggtccgcaaattgcggatccgcaaataaatCCGGTTGACAtccatatggcatccgttttttgtttttttttgcggatccattgtaacaatgcctaaaacggacaagaataaagacctgttatattttttttgcagggctacggaaatcaatgggtttgcatcctatccgcataaaaaaaaaaaatggaacagacacggaaacaaaacacAGCCTGTCTGAGGAGCTCCTCCAGGGAAGTGTGCCATGGTGAACAGGTTAGAAAAGTGATATGTAGCCAGTACATGTCACATGATATAAATACTTCATGGTTTggctattgtctggggcactttggatttttgCTACTTAGGGTGGCCAACCACTTTAAGTATAAGGATAGggtagaacacaggagaggtgagaactgattatctatcaccactagaacactttGCTCATCACTGGATATAGTATACGGACAGGTAAGAAcataggagaggtgagaactgattatcaccacTACAACACTttgcttatcactgattatagtatgaGAACAGGAGAGAATACAGGAgcagtgagaactgattatctatcacgactagaacaccctgcttatcactgtattaAATATAAGGACAAGTAGAACACAGGataggtgagaactgattatctatcatcactagaacactttgcttatcactgtatataatagTATACAGACAGGGAAGAACATAGGAgagatgagaactgattatctaccctgcttatcactgtttacaaGGTCCTTAGATTGATATAATCATAAATTTATGTtctatttctaaaaataaattacacaatattaacaaatatttttttaagcTGGAGTTTCAGTCCATTTCTACGAACTCCGACTCCGCAGCAAATGCACTGGAGAGGGAACATACATTAACAGGTTAATGGGACTGTGCCATTAGAATGAACTTATAAGGGAGAGGTACAAAAGTTGCAACTCGAAGCTTGTATCAGCCCTCTCCCACCTATCATGTGCAATTCATAATATTGGTGGCGTCTTATGTGGTAGAGGATCCAGATGTTACCTCTGCATCTACTACAGCTCAACCTCTGGgcgggcaggaaggggttaaataaataaaagtgaaaaataaagctgAATATAAAATATGATATATAAAATTGCAAAAATAGGGCGAAacagagaggaaaaaaataaaaaaacacgacATTGCGCCATTTTTGCTTCTACACcttttattttttggaaaatgaCAGTCAGTTTACAAAATTTAACAGTCGTTTGTATAAAAGGTTTCCCTTCCCCTCCCAACAACAACAAGTAACATTATAAAAAGGAGAGCGATAAAGGCACTTAGAGGACAAGATGGAGGCCAAATGATGAAAAGGCGCAGATTCCCTTGAGGTTGTTTGGTCCATTGTAGAATTACAGTCAGCTCGTTGTGCATTGATTGTAGACACATAAATGAGTACGAGACGAGGAAGACGCCAATGAAGGACATCGGCTACACCAACAACTTGAacggagaaaaaaaacaaaacactgccaCTGTGCCTTCCTGCAACCTTTACCAGACTGTGCGCAACAACGATACCATTAAAGTGCTTCCAACTGGATTCAATACACTGAACACTGCCTAGAGCGCTCTCCAACCTGCGACTTTCCAGCTGTCCCAAAGCTAAGCAGTCAGAGTATGTCggaggttgtagttttgcaacagctggggatgTATGACCAAGAGCTATTGTCAGACTAGTCTTCCATACCAGCAATTTTTTACCCTTAGAATGTTGCCCATTATTATTTTCAAAAATTTGGTTTCAATGCTACGATGGTCAAGAAAATTTAAGGGCGCCTGTCGATTTAAATTTTATATCATTACAATGTGCATACGACGTTCAGCACAAAACTGCCCCTTTTGGGAGCCTGCGCCACCTTTCATTAGATGGTTTTCCAGACCACGCCAAGAAGAGAAATGTCCATCCTTGGCGTGGTTTCCATGCTCATAAAGCTGGAATCTGCATCAGGAGTCCGATTGTGAATGGGGGCTAAAGTCACAGGTGGATCGGTCGCATTCAAATTTCAGAACTACAGCATCTGCAGTTTAAACTCTTGCCTTAAAGAGATTGTCCAAAAATAAGAAACATGGCCGCTTTCATCCAGAAACTCACCAATTCATGGCTTGGGTATGGCATTTCAGTTCAGTGCCACCGAGGTGAATACTGCAATACCACACGCAGCCTGTCGGCAGGAGTGGTGCTGTTTGAGAAAGAAAGTAGCCATATATTTTTAAATCGTCGACATCCCCTTTTAATATGTTATTAATAAGTCAGTATTACGATAAAAAACACTGGAAAGTAGAAATTTATCTAAAAAATATCGTCAGGAGAGGGTATAGTATCACGTCAGAAGACAATTTAAAAGCTCAGGCCATTATTAATGTCCAGAATGAGGGGCTCTGGGACTTCACAGAGCACCCAAATTTGCCTTTTGTCCCTATTCAGATTTTAGTTACATACGGCCGATTTTACATGGATGGAATATGGCCACAGGACCTCATGGTCCTACTGAACCAAACTTGATCATCATAGGTCTGACATTTAAGGAGTGTGGATTTAGATATTTGGTGGAGATATAGACTCAC from Bufo gargarizans isolate SCDJY-AF-19 chromosome 8, ASM1485885v1, whole genome shotgun sequence encodes the following:
- the EFHC1 gene encoding EF-hand domain-containing protein 1; this encodes MSSHPVHGLPFLPGNTYRDPTKSVFHRSQTLTYRNGYSRPVLPTVGIGGDPITVNQLSQAELDELSNKRPTLTYGQVKQAPPSSFIPVYVAFDKKVLRFEAYFKEAVPISQDEHYRVRRVSVYYYLEDDTISVVEPPVENSGIPQGTFIKRQRHPKNDNGDHYHWKDLNVGVNITLYGRTFRIVSCDKFTQDFLESEGIELNLPEEIPSDPYTEFRREPDRTYKTPPDFDKLKQFLIMDRKVLRFFSLWDDSGSMFGETRPVIVHYYLVDDTVEVREVHERNDGRDPFPVLMKRQRLPKSVKDLRDTFPKCVLEISDQEVTEWYSPQDFMVGHHVTILGRKFFLYDCDAYTRDFYQENLGVQDMTPADVKKPKEEEVKQEIPPYNGYGLLEDSLQNCLTLVPKPPKKDVIKMLENDHMVLRYAAALDSMNPEDKGRRFILSYYLSDDTVSIFEPQVRNSGIIGGKFLEKSRVPKPGSSIDSPVYYGPADFTVGAVVEVFRHRFIITDADQYVLNYMKTHKHQFPCNVLKSLEKHFLPQEGDRELGETNVQAMTNGSAGRYDPVM